In one window of Nakamurella sp. PAMC28650 DNA:
- a CDS encoding MFS transporter, whose product MTSQAIDLQKSGSVSDLDPRRWLALVVIGIAQLMVVLDATIVNIALPDAATALHITDANRQWIVTAYALPFGALLLLGGRIGDYVGRKKILMIALGGFALASALGGIAQNFAMLAGARALQGVFAAMLAPSTLSMLTVTFRDPKERAKAFAVFGAIAGGGAAVGLVLGGLLTEYATWRWCLLVNIPISVIAIVGTSIYLHESSTERQGSYDVLGALLATIGLGMLVWGFNQASSHSWSSPNTWGFLVGAVVLLVVFVWWESRNPHAILPLRILKDRNRAGSYLVGLLVGTGLFAVFLFLTFFLQEVKGWSPVKSGVAFLPFSVGVIIGAGVGSQLVLKVGARIVVPVGLVLGVIGLLLLSRLSLTTGYLGTVLPAILLISIGMGFIFMSTTNVALHGVDAGDAGVASAMVNTTQQIGGSLGTALLSTFAVSSTVSYLAGHSTGGAPDKLLMAAAQVHGYTVAFVWAAGFFAAAAIASVLMINASRQDAASAEPGMAAMV is encoded by the coding sequence GTGACCAGTCAGGCGATCGACCTACAGAAGTCGGGGTCCGTCAGCGACCTCGATCCGAGACGATGGCTCGCGCTCGTCGTCATCGGCATCGCGCAGCTGATGGTGGTGCTGGATGCCACCATCGTCAACATCGCGCTGCCGGACGCGGCGACGGCGCTGCACATCACCGACGCCAACCGGCAGTGGATCGTGACGGCCTACGCCCTGCCGTTCGGCGCTCTGCTGTTGCTCGGTGGCCGCATCGGCGACTACGTCGGGCGCAAGAAGATCCTGATGATCGCCCTGGGCGGGTTCGCCCTGGCGTCCGCACTCGGCGGCATCGCGCAGAACTTCGCGATGTTGGCCGGGGCCCGCGCGCTGCAGGGTGTGTTCGCGGCCATGTTGGCGCCGTCGACCCTGTCGATGCTGACCGTCACGTTCCGCGATCCGAAAGAACGGGCGAAGGCGTTCGCGGTGTTCGGTGCCATCGCCGGTGGAGGTGCTGCGGTCGGTCTGGTGCTCGGCGGCCTGCTCACCGAGTACGCGACGTGGCGCTGGTGCCTCCTGGTGAACATCCCGATCTCCGTCATCGCGATCGTGGGTACCTCGATCTACCTGCACGAGTCCAGCACCGAGCGCCAGGGCAGCTACGACGTGCTGGGTGCGCTGCTGGCCACCATCGGTCTGGGCATGCTGGTGTGGGGCTTCAACCAGGCCTCGTCGCATTCGTGGTCCTCACCGAACACCTGGGGTTTCCTGGTCGGCGCGGTCGTCCTCCTTGTCGTCTTCGTCTGGTGGGAATCCCGCAACCCGCATGCGATCCTGCCCCTGCGGATCCTGAAGGACCGCAACCGGGCGGGTAGCTACCTCGTCGGGTTGCTGGTCGGTACCGGACTCTTCGCCGTGTTCCTGTTCCTGACGTTCTTCCTGCAGGAGGTCAAGGGCTGGAGTCCGGTCAAGTCGGGCGTTGCGTTCCTGCCCTTCAGCGTCGGCGTCATCATCGGCGCGGGTGTCGGGTCGCAGTTGGTCCTCAAGGTCGGCGCCAGGATCGTCGTACCGGTCGGCCTGGTGCTGGGGGTGATCGGTCTGCTGCTGCTGTCCCGGTTGAGCCTCACCACCGGATACCTCGGCACGGTGCTGCCGGCGATCCTGTTGATCTCCATCGGCATGGGCTTCATCTTCATGTCCACCACCAACGTCGCCCTGCACGGAGTCGATGCGGGGGATGCGGGCGTGGCCAGCGCCATGGTGAACACCACCCAGCAGATCGGCGGTTCGCTGGGTACCGCTCTGCTGAGTACCTTCGCGGTCAGCTCGACGGTCAGCTACCTGGCCGGCCACTCCACCGGGGGTGCACCGGACAAGTTGCTGATGGCGGCGGCTCAGGTCCACGGCTACACCGTGGCGTTCGTCTGGGCCGCCGGGTTCTTCGCTGCGGCTGCCATCGCCTCGGTGCTGATGATCAACGCCAGCAGGCAGGACGCAGCCTCCGCCGAGCCCGGCATGGCGGCAATGGTCTGA
- a CDS encoding MBL fold metallo-hydrolase yields MTAAETHSSETPAYTGHVDPRGAPATRRLGRISITKLSVGPMDNNAYLLICLETGDALLIDAANDSERIADLLEHGPDRPRLRSIVTTHSHDDHWQALGAVAGQTGANLYAGAADAAGLPVPTDVALEQGDVVPLGATQLEVISLRGHTPGSVALLYRDPGHGHLFTGDSLFPGGPGMTRSPEAFASLMDDLTERVFAALPDDTWVYPGHGDDTTLGAERPQLAEWRARGR; encoded by the coding sequence ATGACTGCCGCCGAGACCCACTCGTCCGAAACGCCCGCCTACACCGGGCATGTCGACCCCAGGGGTGCCCCCGCCACCCGCCGCCTCGGGAGGATCTCGATCACCAAGCTGTCGGTCGGGCCGATGGACAACAACGCCTACCTGCTGATCTGTCTCGAGACCGGGGACGCCCTGCTGATCGACGCCGCCAACGACAGCGAACGGATCGCGGACCTGCTGGAACACGGCCCGGACCGACCGCGTCTGCGCAGCATCGTCACGACCCACTCGCATGACGACCACTGGCAGGCCCTCGGTGCCGTCGCCGGCCAGACCGGGGCCAACCTCTACGCCGGGGCGGCCGACGCGGCCGGGCTCCCGGTGCCGACCGACGTCGCGCTGGAGCAGGGCGATGTCGTGCCGCTGGGGGCCACGCAGCTGGAGGTCATCTCGTTGCGCGGGCACACCCCGGGTTCGGTCGCCCTGCTCTACCGCGACCCCGGGCACGGGCACCTGTTCACCGGTGACTCGCTGTTCCCGGGCGGGCCCGGGATGACCCGTTCTCCGGAGGCGTTCGCCTCGTTGATGGACGATCTGACGGAACGCGTCTTCGCCGCCCTTCCGGACGACACCTGGGTGTACCCGGGCCATGGCGACGACACCACCCTCGGCGCGGAACGCCCGCAGTTGGCGGAGTGGCGCGCCCGGGGCCGGTGA
- a CDS encoding Gfo/Idh/MocA family oxidoreductase, with amino-acid sequence MTNSPVRWALAGYGSGGRIFHAPLLAAAPGVELVAVVTADPGRRAQVAADMPGVRTVPDLTGLTPLGVEAVTITTPPATHTVLAHQALDLGFGVVVDKPFALDAAAAQELVDHGRRAQLMLTAYQNRRWDSDFLTLQKLIADGTLGTVHRFVSRIDRFRPVKPGWAGDPADGGGTLLDLGPHLIDQALHLFGPVTRLHAQVRAVRTGSGADDEIELHLEHAGGVFSTLAAGMAGAAEGPRFQLEGSLGGYLLHGFDVQEAQLKAGENPETLGAAWGVEDASAYGTLTTVRGSGRLPTERGRWDTFYPAAAAAVRGTGPVPVDPADAVRTASIVDAARVSAAEHRVVEFASR; translated from the coding sequence GTGACGAACTCCCCTGTGCGGTGGGCCCTGGCCGGCTACGGATCCGGCGGCCGTATTTTTCACGCCCCCCTGCTGGCCGCGGCTCCGGGTGTCGAGCTGGTGGCCGTGGTCACCGCGGATCCGGGCCGTCGGGCACAGGTCGCCGCGGACATGCCGGGAGTGCGGACGGTCCCGGACCTGACCGGCCTCACCCCGCTGGGAGTGGAGGCCGTGACCATCACCACGCCCCCGGCGACGCACACGGTCCTCGCGCACCAGGCTCTGGACCTCGGTTTCGGGGTCGTTGTCGACAAGCCGTTCGCCCTGGACGCCGCGGCCGCGCAGGAGCTGGTGGATCACGGCCGGCGGGCTCAGCTGATGCTGACGGCCTACCAGAACCGGCGCTGGGACAGCGATTTCCTGACCCTCCAGAAGCTGATCGCCGATGGCACTCTCGGTACGGTCCATCGATTCGTCTCCCGGATCGACCGGTTCCGGCCGGTCAAGCCGGGCTGGGCAGGCGATCCGGCGGACGGCGGCGGCACCCTGCTCGACCTGGGGCCGCACCTGATCGACCAGGCCCTGCACCTGTTCGGCCCGGTGACCAGACTGCACGCGCAGGTCCGCGCAGTCCGCACCGGGTCCGGCGCCGACGACGAGATCGAGTTGCATCTGGAGCACGCCGGCGGCGTCTTCTCGACCCTGGCCGCGGGCATGGCCGGCGCCGCCGAGGGTCCCCGGTTCCAACTGGAGGGATCCCTCGGTGGGTACCTGCTGCATGGTTTCGATGTCCAGGAAGCGCAGCTCAAGGCCGGCGAGAACCCGGAGACGCTCGGCGCCGCCTGGGGTGTCGAGGATGCGTCGGCCTACGGCACGCTGACGACCGTCAGGGGCAGCGGTCGGCTGCCGACGGAGCGGGGCCGGTGGGACACCTTCTACCCCGCGGCCGCTGCGGCCGTCCGCGGGACGGGCCCGGTGCCCGTCGACCCGGCCGACGCGGTCCGGACGGCGAGCATCGTGGATGCGGCCAGGGTGTCTGCCGCCGAGCACCGCGTCGTCGAGTTCGCCTCCCGCTGA